The following are encoded together in the Apodemus sylvaticus chromosome 11, mApoSyl1.1, whole genome shotgun sequence genome:
- the Ccdc96 gene encoding coiled-coil domain-containing protein 96 has translation MDSHNGGTEGEGRAEEGLAKQLPEIKVNSEPLTPTDPAEREPEPKQERETEPETQPVSDSSKAEASGGSDYAHVEVPESPGAAETAGEAVEAASEAVSREPESLPRTQPKTKPESKESEDKDEDEDDEDEDDEEEEEEDEEPEKSEKQKGKGKREKRKESRFRPSLPLTTIVEEAAAPAPRATKEKAKGSQKKRESEEIEVIGRERRKKSTEEQLYPGEEKEEEEEEREEKEEDAEEFEWTADVRKLQEQQLRGELVEQYHSLLVERNRYQRYNMYLQQKIHETLRKKGLEAAEPTDKGAEPESPEKEQAYLRCLAMLEELKKQEADDLEWYRQEVRELKQQCQEKQARVEKEWRRFQALKKQVVMQVMGSCRMRGGRQAALREVEQIQALEDKKEKEMSAVRLENVQLKQSLVHFETRMKAQEDLAEGLLLIDFEQLKIENQTFNEKVEERNEELLKLRTKVTSNVQIITHVKEKLSFIDMENSCKKAQLSEVDAQVALGRDLLTKTKQARDSLRTDNIKLSQKCGLLGKESLLRDLEEKVEKTEMLNKRLESLKRHHAGLALSCKGVKQKIREAKTFLPS, from the coding sequence ATGGACAGCCACAACGGGGGCACGGAGGGCGAAGGCCGAGCCGAGGAAGGTCTGGCTAAGCAGCTGCCCGAGATCAAGGTTAACTCTGAACCTCTGACTCCGACTGACCCTGCGGAGCGGGAACCAGAACCGAAGCAGGAGCGGGAGACTGAGCCCGAGACGCAGCCGGTGTCGGACAGCTCAAAAGCAGAGGCTTCGGGAGGGAGCGATTATGCACACGTTGAGGTCCCGGAAAGTCCGGGGGCCGCTGAGACCGCGGGAGAGGCAGTAGAGGCCGCAAGCGAGGCCGTGTCCCGAGAGCCAGAGAGTCTGCCACGGACCCAGCCCAAGACCAAGCCGGAGTCCAAGGAGTCAGAGGACAAAGACGAAGACGAGGACGACGAGGATGAGGacgatgaggaagaggaggaggaggacgaggaaccCGAGAAGTCGGAGAAGCAGAAGggcaaggggaagagggagaagaggaaggagtcaCGGTTCCGGCCCTCTCTCCCGCTGACCACGATTGTTGAGGAGGCGGCTGCTCCGGCCCCACGAGCTACGAAGGAGAAAGCAAAGGGAtcacagaagaaaagagagagtgaAGAGATCGAGGTGATAGGTCGAGAACGACGTAAGAAAAGCACAGAAGAGCAACTTTACCccggagaggagaaagaggaggaggaggaagaaagagaagagaaagaggaggacgCTGAAGAGTTTGAGTGGACAGCGGACGTGCGGAAGCTGCAGGAGCAGCAGCTGCGCGGCGAGCTGGTAGAACAGTACCACTCCCTGCTGGTGGAGCGCAACCGTTATCAGCGCTATAATATGTACCTACAGCAGAAGATCCACGAGACCCTGCGCAAGAAGGGCCTGGAAGCAGCGGAACCTACGGACAAGGGCGCCGAACCAGAATCTCCCGAGAAAGAGCAAGCGTACTTGCGCTGCCTGGCCATGCTGGAGGAACTGAAGAAACAAGAGGCAGACGACTTGGAGTGGTACCGCCAGGAGGTGCGTGAGCTGAAGCAGCAGTGCCAGGAGAAGCAGGCCAGGGTGGAGAAGGAGTGGCGCCGCTTCCAGGCCCTCAAGAAGCAGGTGGTGATGCAGGTCATGGGCAGTTGCCGCATGCGCGGTGGGCGCCAGGCTGCTCTCAGAGAGGTGGAACAGATTCAGGCTCTGGAGgataaaaaggagaaggagatgagCGCTGTGCGTCTCGAGAATGTGCAGCTGAAGCAGAGCCTGGTACACTTTGAAACCAGGATGAAGGCCCAGGAGGACTTGGCTGAGGGGCTGCTCCTCATCGACTTCGAGCAACTCAAAATTGAGAACCAGACCTTCAACGAGAAAGTAGAGGAGCGAAACGAGGAACTTTTAAAACTGCGCACTAAGGTGACCAGCAACGTGCAGATAATAACGCATGTGAAGGAAAAGCTGTCTTTCATTGATATGGAGAACTCGTGCAAAAAGGCACAACTTTCGGAGGTGGATGCCCAGGTGGCCCTAGGAAGAGACCTATTGACGAAGACAAAACAAGCCCGAGACAGCCTGCGAACCGACAACATCAAGCTGAGTCAGAAATGTGGGCTTCTGGGTAAGGAATCACTCCTCCGAGATTTGGAAGAAAAAGTGGAGAAGACAGAAATGCTCAATAAGCGCCTGGAGTCTCTGAAGCGCCATCACGCCGGGCTCGCCTTGTCCTGCAAAGGGGTGAAGCAAAAGATCAGGGAAGCCAAAACGTTCCTCCCCTCCTGA
- the Tada2b gene encoding transcriptional adapter 2-beta, with amino-acid sequence MAELGKKYCVYCLAEVSPLRFRCTECQDIELCPECFSAGAEIGHHRRYHGYQLVDGGRFTLWGPEAEGGWTSREEQLLLDAIEQFGFGNWEDMAAHVGASRTPQEVMEHYVSMYIHGNLGKACIPDTIPNRVTDHTCPSGGPLSPSLTTPLPPLDISVAEQQQLGYMPLRDDYEIEYDQDAETLISGLSVNYDDDDVEIELKRAHVDMYVRKLKERQRRKNIARDYNLVPAFLGKDKKEKEKTLKRKITKEEKELRLKLRPLYQFMSCKEFDDLFENMHKEKMLRAKIRELQRYRRNGITKMEESAEYEAARHKRERRKENKNLASSKRGKEDGRDSEFAAIENLPGFELLSDREKVLCSSLNLSPARYVTVKTIIIKDHLQKRQGIPSKSRLPSYLDKVLKKRILNFLTESGWISRDAS; translated from the exons ATGGCGGAGCTGGGTAAGAAGTACTGCGTGTACTGCTTGGCCGAGGTGAGCCCGCTGCGCTTCCGCTGCACAGAGTGCCAGGACATCGAGCTGTGCCCCGAGTGCTTCTCGGCCGGCGCGGAAATCGGTCACCACCGCCGCTACCACGGCTACCAGCTGGTGGACGGCGGACGATTCACACTCTGGGGTCCTGAGGCGGAGGGCGGCTGGACCAGCCGCGAGGAGCAGCTGCTACTGGACGCCATCGAGCAGTTCGGCTTCGGCAACTGG GAAGACATGGCTGCGCATGTTGGTGCTTCAAGGACTCCCCAGGAAGTGATGGAGCACTACGTTAGCATGTATATCCATGGGAACTTGGGCAAAGCCTGCATCCCTGACACCATCCCCAACCGGGTGACAGATCATACCTGCCCCAGTGGAGGCCCTCTCTCGCCTAGCCTTACCACACCTTTGCCCCCACTGGACATCTCTGTGGcggagcagcagcagctgggctACATGCCGCTGCGAGATGACTATGAGATCGAATATGACCAGGATGCTGAGACGCTCATCAGTGGGCTGTCTGTGaactatgatgatgatgatgtggagATCGAGCTCAAGCGCGCCCATGTAGACATGTATGTGCGGAAGCTGAAGGAGAGGCAGCGCCGGAAGAACATTGCACGAGACTATAACTTGGTACCAGCCTTCCTAGGCAAGgacaagaaggagaaagaaaagacactgaAGAGAAAGATCaccaaggaagagaaagagcTGCGGCTGAAACTACGGCCACTCTACCAGTTTATGTCTTGCAAAGAATTTGATGATTTATTTGAAAACATGCACAAAGAGAAGATGCTTCGCGCCAAGATCCGAGAGCTGCAGCGGTACCGGCGCAATGGCATCACAAAGATGGAGGAGTCAGCCGAATACGAGGCTGCCAGACACAAacgggagaggaggaaggagaacaaAAACCTGGCCAGCTCCAAAAGGGGGAAGGAGGACGGCAGAGACAGCGAGTTTGCGGCCATTGAGAACCTGCCGGGGTTTGAGCTGCTGTCAGACCGGGAGAAAGTGCTCTGTAGTTCATTGAACTTGAGTCCTGCGCGCTATGTGACTGTGAAGACTATTATAATTAAAGATCACCTCCAGAAGCGGCAAGGGATCCCCTCCAAAAGTCGCCTTCCCAGTTATCTGGACAAGGTCCTAAAGAAAAGGATTTTAAATTTCCTCACGGAAAGTGGGTGGATATCCAGGGATGCTTCCTGA
- the Grpel1 gene encoding grpE protein homolog 1, mitochondrial, with protein sequence MAARCVRLARRSLPALALSFRPSPRLLCTATKQKNNGQNLEEDLGHCEPKTDPPSADKTLLEEKVKLEEQLRETMEKYKRALADTENLRQRSQKLVEEAKLYGIQGFCKDLLEVADILEKATQSVPKEEISNNNPHLKSLYEGLVMTEVQIQKVFTKHGLLRLDPIGAKFDPYEHEALFHTPVEGKEPGTVALVNKVGYKLHGRTLRPALVGVVKDA encoded by the exons GCCTTCTCCTCGCTTGTTGTGCACAGCTACGAAACAGAAGAACAATGGCCAGAACCTGGAAGAGGACTTGGGTCATTGTGAGCCAAAGACTGATCCACCCTCTGCTGACAAGACCCTCCTAGAAGAGAAGGTGAAgctggaagagcagctgagggagACCATG gaaaaaTACAAACGTGCTTTGGCAGATACTGAGAATCTACGTCAGAGAAGCCAGAAGCTGGTGGAGGAGGCTAAGTTATATG GCATCCAGGGTTTCTGCAAGGACTTGCTGGAGGTTGCAGACATCCTGGAGAAGGCAACCCAGAGTGTTCCAAAGGAGGAGATCAGCAACAACAACCCTCACCTGAAGAGTCTCTATGAAGGGCTCGTGATGACTGAAGTCCAGATTCAGAAGGTGTTCACCAAACACGGCTTGCTCAGGCTTGACCCAATTGGGGCCAAGTTCGATCCTTACGAACATGAGGCCTTGTTCCACACCCCTGTGGAGGGGAAAGAACCAGGCACTGTGGCACTAGTTAATAAGGTGGGCTACAAGTTGCACGGACGCACCCTGAGGCCAGCTTTGGTGGGGGTGGTAAAGGACGCTTAG